A single region of the Trueperaceae bacterium genome encodes:
- a CDS encoding DUF5693 family protein: MRRGPGAARPNGAAGGPLGGVLRRALWVVLALSLVPALALVARRVASEGSRVEVAVVMDEQALAEQAALVGMTSFELAERYRDLGLTGIAIYEDNVESLVNKGYAAALLGYELRSQAAARGEEPPPVPGDSTVVTALVPGALDALIAKNVPAAEPFEYAGRTWYWWPGDVRQTLPAGPDLAELERWAS, from the coding sequence TTGAGGCGCGGCCCGGGCGCCGCACGGCCGAACGGCGCCGCCGGCGGGCCGCTCGGTGGCGTCCTGCGCCGGGCGCTGTGGGTCGTGCTGGCGCTCTCGCTCGTGCCGGCTCTCGCGCTCGTGGCCAGGCGCGTCGCGTCGGAGGGCTCGCGCGTCGAGGTCGCGGTCGTCATGGACGAGCAGGCGCTCGCCGAGCAGGCCGCGCTCGTCGGCATGACCAGCTTCGAGCTGGCCGAGCGCTACCGCGACCTCGGCCTCACGGGCATCGCTATCTACGAGGACAACGTCGAGTCCTTGGTGAACAAGGGCTACGCCGCGGCACTCCTGGGGTACGAGCTGCGCTCGCAGGCCGCGGCCAGGGGCGAGGAGCCGCCGCCCGTGCCCGGGGACTCGACCGTGGTGACGGCGCTGGTGCCAGGCGCCCTCGACGCGCTGATCGCGAAGAACGTCCCCGCGGCCGAGCCGTTCGAGTACGCCGGGCGCACCTGGTACTGGTGGCCCGGCGACGTGCGCCAGACCCTGCCGGCCGGGCCCGACCTCGCGGAGCTCGAGCGCTGGGCGTC
- the udk gene encoding uridine kinase gives MGGPGPRPYVIGVAGGTGSGKSTIAAAMADAALGHVLVLPQDVYYRRASDPYFDGVSAINWDEPGAFDTPYLVEHLDRLIAWQAVDRPLYDFEASDRLPETLRLEPAPVVVVEGILVLHEPELRRRLDLKVYVDAPPDERFIRRLERDVSERGRSAKSVIDQYRSTVKPMHDLYVQPTKQYADVIVPEGGRNVAAIGVLVDHVRARIGGAASEPAAVARAGARP, from the coding sequence ATGGGTGGTCCCGGTCCGCGACCCTACGTGATAGGCGTCGCGGGCGGCACGGGCAGCGGCAAGTCGACGATCGCGGCGGCGATGGCCGACGCGGCGCTCGGCCACGTGCTGGTGCTGCCGCAGGACGTCTACTACCGCCGCGCCAGCGACCCGTACTTCGACGGCGTCAGCGCCATCAACTGGGACGAGCCGGGCGCGTTCGACACGCCCTACCTCGTCGAGCACCTCGACAGGCTCATCGCCTGGCAGGCCGTCGACAGGCCCCTCTACGACTTCGAGGCGTCGGACAGGCTGCCCGAGACGCTGCGCCTCGAGCCGGCTCCCGTGGTCGTGGTCGAGGGGATCCTGGTGCTGCACGAGCCGGAGCTGCGCCGCCGGCTCGACCTCAAGGTGTACGTGGACGCGCCGCCCGACGAGCGCTTCATCCGTCGCCTCGAGCGCGACGTCTCGGAGCGCGGGCGCAGCGCCAAGAGCGTCATCGACCAGTACCGGAGCACGGTGAAGCCCATGCACGACCTCTACGTACAGCCCACGAAGCAGTACGCCGACGTCATCGTCCCCGAGGGCGGGCGCAACGTCGCGGCCATCGGCGTGCTCGTCGACCACGTGCGGGCGCGCATCGGCGGGGCCGCTAGCGAGCCCGCCGCCGTGGCCCGGGCGGGGGCGCGTCCTTGA